In the genome of Sebastes umbrosus isolate fSebUmb1 chromosome 14, fSebUmb1.pri, whole genome shotgun sequence, one region contains:
- the LOC119502533 gene encoding transmembrane protein 100, whose amino-acid sequence MGCTTGHLACQPQSNTGQESQSLEAGGAKVPDVLSSLERLSQATGGMEKSWYRCIFPFGIISLVIGAAGTGVTYTYNDLPQTKVVSVVLLVMGLLLLLMATACWTAHKKKRRKKKEGGSFTSEQCPL is encoded by the coding sequence ATGGGCTGTACAACGGGCCACCTGGCTTGCCAACCCCAGAGCAACACGGGGCAGGAGAGTCAGTCCCTGGAGGCCGGCGGCGCCAAAGTCCCCGAcgtgctctcctctctggagcgTCTGTCCCAGGCCACCGGAGGCATGGAGAAGTCCTGGTACCGCTGCATCTTTCCCTTCGGAATCATCTCTTTGGTGATCGGCGCGGCAGGAACCGGGGTGACCTACACCTACAACGACCTGCCCCAGACTAAAGTGGTGTCGGTGGTGCTGCTCGTCATGGGACTCTTGCTGTTGCTGATGGCCACCGCCTGTTGGACTGCCcacaagaagaagagaaggaaaaagaaagagggaggctcTTTCACCTCTGAGCAGTGTCCCCTGTGA